The Chryseolinea soli genome contains a region encoding:
- a CDS encoding TerB family tellurite resistance protein: MDIEKREIYRSIAELAYVIAIADKGLSAEERFAFTKIAEEELDFESWAAQSRFELLDEVIQPSIEKAYKDALHDLKKHKDHFTPEMKETAIRVMHKVAKACSGFSPKEATIIDRFKKDLETL, encoded by the coding sequence ATGGACATCGAGAAAAGAGAAATCTACAGATCCATCGCCGAGCTGGCGTATGTCATCGCCATTGCCGACAAGGGGTTGAGCGCGGAAGAACGTTTTGCGTTTACCAAGATCGCCGAAGAGGAACTCGACTTTGAATCGTGGGCGGCCCAAAGCCGCTTTGAGTTGCTGGATGAGGTGATACAGCCTTCGATCGAGAAAGCCTACAAAGACGCGCTTCATGATCTGAAGAAACACAAAGATCATTTCACACCGGAGATGAAAGAAACGGCCATCCGCGTGATGCACAAGGTGGCCAAGGCCTGCAGCGGCTTTAGCCCTAAGGAGGCGACCATCATCGACCGGTTCAAGAAAGACCTGGAAACGCTCTAA
- the menB gene encoding 1,4-dihydroxy-2-naphthoyl-CoA synthase — protein sequence MSYKFPWKPVKEYKDILFHKYDGIARISINRPHVHNAFTPLTVQEMIDAMHLCREDNDVRVIILTGEGGKAFCSGGDQSVRGHGGYVGEDTTPRLNVLDLQKMIRSIPKPVIAAVAGWAIGGGHVLHVVCDLTIAAENARFGQTGPKVGSFDGGFGASYLARIVGQKKAREIWFLCDQYDAQEAIDMGLVNKVVPLEKLEETYVEWARKIIAKSPLAIRMLKSSFNAELDGQAGIQELAGNATLLYYLSDEAKEGKNAFLEKRDPDWSKYPKFP from the coding sequence ATGAGCTATAAATTTCCATGGAAGCCCGTTAAGGAATACAAGGACATCTTGTTCCACAAATACGACGGCATCGCCCGCATCAGCATCAATCGCCCGCACGTTCACAATGCCTTCACCCCGTTGACCGTACAAGAAATGATCGACGCCATGCACCTCTGTCGCGAAGACAACGACGTGCGCGTGATCATTCTCACCGGCGAAGGCGGCAAAGCTTTTTGCAGCGGCGGCGACCAGAGCGTGCGCGGGCATGGCGGCTATGTAGGCGAAGACACGACGCCCCGCCTCAACGTACTCGACCTGCAAAAAATGATCCGCTCCATTCCCAAGCCTGTGATTGCCGCCGTGGCAGGATGGGCCATTGGCGGAGGGCACGTGTTGCACGTAGTGTGTGACCTGACCATTGCAGCCGAGAATGCGCGCTTCGGCCAGACCGGCCCTAAAGTGGGCAGCTTCGACGGAGGCTTTGGTGCATCGTACCTGGCCCGCATCGTGGGTCAGAAAAAAGCAAGGGAGATCTGGTTCCTGTGCGATCAATACGACGCCCAGGAAGCCATCGACATGGGTCTTGTGAACAAGGTCGTTCCCTTGGAAAAATTAGAGGAAACCTATGTGGAGTGGGCCCGCAAGATCATCGCCAAGAGCCCGTTGGCCATCCGCATGCTGAAGAGTTCGTTCAATGCCGAATTGGATGGACAGGCCGGGATACAGGAATTGGCCGGCAACGCCACCTTGCTGTATTACCTCAGCGACGAAGCCAAAGAAGGCAAGAACGCCTTCCTCGAGAAACGCGATCCGGATTGGTCAAAATATCCCAAGTTCCCTTAA
- the menD gene encoding 2-succinyl-5-enolpyruvyl-6-hydroxy-3-cyclohexene-1-carboxylic-acid synthase codes for MTQPRQQPLYDIAELCAKKRLTQAVLCPGSRCAPLTLSFARHPKIQTRTISDERSAGFIALGIAQHTKLPTVLVCTSGTAAYNFAPAVAEAYFSETPLLIFTADRPAEWIAQQDGQTIHQPGIYGQHVKKTFQLPQEYEHADSKWAINRIVNEAINLSLQEPQGPVHINAPFREPLYPQKDEVIAFSGNVRVIEDFAPSFGLTEEQKRTLSAAWPTFNNVLIVAGQQHDDTNGVSSLANFFHTHNIPIVGDIISNVHVIEKVVRHADVFLGQASAAVKKTLQPDLLITFGQSVISKNLKLFLRDFAPKAHWHIQPAGIVADSFKSITQVFHTTPPSFFNFLSTLQSTDSFKQQKQENFNKFWEVEERRAVRTLDEFFPQQELAELEVVREVIQQLPPDANLHLANSMSVRYANFIGLTAAQKDIHVFANRGTSGIDGCTSTAVGHALVSARPNVLITGDLAFFYDRNAFWHNYALPNLRVVLLNNHGGVIFKMIDGPGTMPESDEYFITQQKLNARKLCEEFGFEYLKLDNKRKFKNLLKDFFEPDGKTKVLELESDGVLNKAIFDHLKQKIHKSYEL; via the coding sequence ATGACCCAACCCCGCCAGCAGCCCCTCTACGACATTGCCGAGCTTTGCGCAAAAAAGCGTTTAACACAGGCGGTCCTGTGTCCGGGTTCCCGGTGTGCGCCGCTCACGTTGTCGTTTGCACGGCACCCGAAAATTCAGACACGAACCATCAGCGATGAACGCAGCGCAGGGTTTATTGCGTTGGGCATTGCGCAGCACACCAAACTTCCTACCGTGCTGGTTTGCACGTCGGGAACGGCGGCCTATAATTTTGCTCCCGCCGTTGCAGAAGCTTATTTCAGTGAAACTCCCCTCCTGATCTTTACCGCCGATCGCCCAGCAGAATGGATCGCCCAGCAGGATGGACAAACCATTCACCAGCCAGGGATCTACGGACAGCACGTAAAGAAAACATTTCAGCTTCCACAGGAATATGAACACGCCGATAGTAAATGGGCCATCAATCGGATCGTGAATGAAGCCATCAATCTTTCTTTGCAGGAGCCGCAGGGTCCGGTGCATATCAACGCGCCGTTTCGCGAGCCGCTGTATCCTCAAAAAGATGAAGTCATCGCGTTTAGCGGGAACGTTCGGGTGATCGAAGATTTCGCGCCGTCATTTGGTTTAACGGAAGAACAAAAGAGAACTTTGTCGGCCGCCTGGCCTACGTTCAACAACGTGCTGATCGTGGCGGGACAACAACACGACGACACCAACGGGGTGAGCTCTCTGGCGAATTTCTTTCATACGCATAACATCCCCATCGTGGGCGACATCATCTCCAATGTTCACGTCATCGAAAAGGTGGTGCGGCATGCGGATGTGTTTCTCGGACAAGCGTCTGCTGCGGTGAAGAAAACGTTGCAGCCCGATTTGCTCATCACCTTCGGGCAGTCGGTCATATCAAAAAATCTGAAACTTTTTCTTCGCGACTTCGCACCAAAAGCGCACTGGCACATCCAGCCGGCGGGGATCGTGGCCGATTCGTTCAAGAGCATCACGCAAGTATTTCATACCACGCCTCCCTCCTTCTTCAATTTCCTCAGCACGCTGCAGTCGACGGATTCTTTCAAGCAACAAAAGCAAGAGAACTTCAACAAGTTTTGGGAAGTGGAAGAGCGACGTGCCGTCCGGACGCTGGACGAATTCTTTCCGCAGCAAGAGTTAGCCGAATTGGAAGTGGTTCGCGAGGTCATCCAGCAACTCCCGCCCGATGCCAACCTGCACCTGGCCAACAGCATGAGCGTGCGCTACGCCAACTTCATCGGCTTGACGGCGGCGCAAAAAGATATCCACGTGTTTGCCAACCGCGGCACGAGCGGTATCGATGGGTGCACCAGTACGGCCGTGGGCCATGCGCTGGTGAGCGCGCGACCCAATGTGCTCATCACCGGCGACCTGGCTTTCTTTTATGACCGGAATGCCTTCTGGCATAATTATGCATTGCCTAACTTGCGCGTCGTGTTGTTGAACAATCACGGCGGCGTGATCTTTAAGATGATCGACGGACCGGGCACCATGCCGGAGTCGGACGAATATTTTATCACCCAACAAAAACTCAACGCCCGCAAACTCTGCGAGGAGTTTGGGTTCGAGTACCTGAAGCTGGACAACAAGCGCAAGTTCAAAAACCTGTTGAAGGATTTCTTTGAGCCTGACGGAAAAACCAAAGTGCTGGAACTGGAAAGCGACGGCGTGTTGAACAAGGCCATCTTCGACCATTTGAAACAGAAAATACACAAGAGCTATGAGCTATAA